One window of Entelurus aequoreus isolate RoL-2023_Sb linkage group LG06, RoL_Eaeq_v1.1, whole genome shotgun sequence genomic DNA carries:
- the LOC133651417 gene encoding protein PET100 homolog, mitochondrial, with product MGVKLEICKMIFYVTFPVTMFWISNQPDYFEEYVLKKKREMLPPNETQRRKEYEEFKERMRVRSEQRLSRQISMESEN from the exons ATGGGCGTAAAATTAGAAATCTGCAAA ATGATCTTCTATGTCACCTTTCCCGTCACCATGTTCTGGATCTCCAATCAACCAGACTATTTTGAGGAGTACGTCTTGAAGAAGAAG AGGGAGATGTTACCCCCTAATGAGACCCAGCGG AGGAAAGAGTACGAAGAATTCAAGGAGAGGATGCGAGTTCGAAGCGAGCAGCGTCTGTCGAGACAAATCTCCATGGAGTCCGAGaactaa